TGCAAGTTGCTAGAAAATCTCTGCTTGATGGCAAATTTGCTGTATGCTAAACTTTCTACACACTTATGTTTCATTTTAGCAAGCCTGTTAAGGACTTGCTCAGTTGTTTCTAATTCCATGTTGGGGCCTTACATTTTGGGTGTATAAACTATCTAATTAGTTCCGTCCGGGCATGTAAAGAAGCTTTTTGCAAAATTTGTTCCACCTACCTCATGCCATGTGGGTGTCCTAATTTTGTGGCATCACTGCTCTTCCATTTTCAAGAAACGGCCAAGCAGTTAGTTCAATTTCTGACATATAATAAACCAAAAGTTACAAATATTCTACACCAGTTTCATGCAATCCATTACGTGGATGGCCAACATTGTTTCCATCTTCTATTAAATCCAACTTCTCCAAAGTAAAGATCACACTGGGAATTCACAAAAATTTTCCATAGGCTATAGCTTCATTTCAGTACTCCATATTATCATACAATGTCTCTTCTTTCTGATTTAATCAACATAGATCTTACTGATTCAACTGAGAAAGTCATAGCTGAGTACATATGGATCGGCGGGTCGTCGTGCATGGATCTACGTAGCAAAGCCAGAACTCTTTCGGGTCCTGTTACTAATCCACGCAAACTTCCTAAGTGGAACTATGATGGTTCAAGTACTAATCAAGCTACTGGAGAAGACAGTGAAGTTATTCTGTACCCACAAGCAATCTTCAAAGACCCGTTCAGACGCGGCAATAATATTCTCGTGCTTTGTGACACTTACACTCCTGGTGGAGACCCGATTTCTACCAACACTAGGTACAATGCCGCAAAGATATTCAATGATCCTGATGTTGTCGCTGAGGAACCTTGGTTTGGCATCGAGCAGGTAAAAATCCTCAAAATGATGTTCACACTTTTGTTCATAACCAAATATTATGGGTTTTATTTTGGTGCAGATTATTATTAAAGTGCTCGCCAACACCAACTTcgtttaccgatcaaaaaaacaaCCACTGTAGTTGAAAGGGTTACTAACTGGTTTTACCTTTTGGTTGTCTAATCCGGTGTTTACATGCATGGACAGGAATATACCCTGTTGCAAAAGGAGTCTAAATGGCCAATAGGGTTTCCGGCGGGAGTCTCTCCGCCTGCTCAGGGACATTACTACTGTGGGATTGGAGCCGATAAGATCTTCGGACGTGATATAGTTGAAGCTCATTATAAAGCTTGTCTCTATGCCGGTATTAACCACGGTGGAATCAATTCTGAAGTAGCACCAGGACAATGGGAATATCAGGTTGGACCGTCTACTGGAATTTCAGCTGGTGATGAATTATGGGTTTCTCGGTATATCTTGAAAAGAATTGCTGAGATTGCTGGTGTTGTTGTCTGCTTCGACCCGGAACCAGTTCAAAAGGGTTGGAATGGTGCTGGTGCACATACAAATTTCAGCACTAAAACCATGAGAAATGAAGGAGGGTTCAAATTTATTAGGGAGGCCATTGAGAAGCTGGGACTCAAGCACAAAGAACACATTGCACTTTACGGCGAAGGGAATGAACGACGTCTTACGGGGAAGAACGAGACTGCAaattataataatttcatatgGGGAGTTGGAAATAGGCAAGTATCTATTCGAGTTGGAAAAGATGTTGAAAAAGCAGGAAAAGGGTATTTCGAAGATCGTCGTCCGGGATCAAACATGGATCCTTATTTGGTTACTTCCATGATAGCTGAAACTACTCTTCTTTGGAAACGAATGTAATAGTCTTTTCTTCCAGGCCCCTTGATTCTTCTTTCAGGTCTTACAAAATTCCTTTGGCAATGGTGGTGGACAGTGGACACTATAAAATGGGTTACTTGCTTGTTGCATATAGCAATGATGAAATAAATTGAGGGGTCTGTGCTTGTTTGTTTACTTGCTTGTTGCATGTAGCAATGATGAAATAAATTTTTGTTTGCAATATTTTGTTTTCGTGTGCTTAAATCTTAACAAACCGCCCGTCTCCTCACAGCTTTCCAATGGCGGGCACAAAAGCACCCCCTGAAGAGTGGGGTCTCATTTCCATGCGAGTATGcagtttttatatatatattttttttggcgAACCGTGTAGCATTACTCCGCAATACTTTCTCCGTGTCTAAAAAAGAGAGTTACTAAACCAAATTGAAAAAGTTATAATAACTCTTTTTTAGAAACGGAGAGGCTATAAAATTTCGCAAATTAAAATTTATGTTGGGCAAAATTTATTTGTCCTCTGTGGCTCGTTCCGCACGTCGTTTGTGCTTACGAACCTACCTATGCCACTTCATAATGTGGAGTAGAATTAACGGAAATCGATCAACAATGCcgtttttcttttctaaaacttCATTGATAgaagtaaaaataaaacagaagagAGTCCAAATGAAGGGAAAAAAGCCAACTCCAACAGCCAAGAAACTGCAACAAACTAGAAAGAAGAGCTAAAGAAATCAACTAACCTTGATATTCTTAGGGGTTTTAAGGTCAAAAAGTGTTATGAAGTGTTGATGGGTGACACAGCTAGCAAGGACTTTGAGGGGTATTTGTGAAAGAAGAATATACCTCCTAAGGTGAGTTCAAGACTTGGACGTATTTTCATGATTCTTTGTTCAGGAAAAGTATGTTAAAACATGGAGGTGTGAATGTGCAAAATGATGTGTGTGTGCTATGTCAGAGGAGGATGAAAATGCGGGTCATATTTTTATTTGTTGTTAGTATGCATTTGAGGTCCGGTCTTTCTTTtgaaaagctttcaaagttgatTGGGTAACTCATAATACAGTAAAGAGTTGTTTTGAATCTTGGAAGATGAACTATTTAAAAGGCAGGAGCCAAGAGTAGAAAGGTTTGGAGGAAAATCATTTATACGATATTGTAGCACTTATGGAAGGAGAGGAAAAGAAGGGTGGGTCACTGGTGGCAGGGGTATGGATGTTGCCTAACTATCTTTGATCATTAGGCAGGCTACAGTTTTATTTGATAAGGACCTCTTTaaggcttatatatatatatttttttgatcggtaaagaaaatatattaagaAGAAAGGCATTTACAAAGTAGCGTAGCTACAGCCACATCACTGACAGggtaagaaaaacaaacaaagaaacCCACAAATTAAGACAAAAAACTATGGAGGATCAAAGAATAACCCTTTCCAATTAACAATGACGTCATCAAGATGAACCCCAGACAGATAGTGAGAAGTAGAAGCCCAGTGGAACACATTAACTTTCGAGTCAGTGATTACAAAATCAATTCTACGCTTCATACCAGTGAAACTCTGGCGTTTCGCTCCAATCACACATTCCAACAAATACTAGCAGGGACTCTTTTCCATATCTCTTTCCCACCAATCACAGCGGAACGCATTAACTTTCGAGTAAGTGATTATGGAATCAATTCTGCGCTTCAGTGAAACTCTGGTGTTTCGCTCCAATCACACATTCCAACAAATACTAGCAGGGACTCTCTTCCATATCTCTTTCCCACCAATATTAGTAAGATTGTAAGATCTCTAATTCATGAAGATGTTTAAGAGGGAAGAGAAACGAAGGCATTGCTGGTTTGCTTACCGGAAAAAGAACTCCCATATTTGCTTAGTGAAGCTGCAGTCCCAAATAGATGGTTTACTGTTTCACTTACTTGGTTACACAAACTGCAGAGGGTAGTATAGAGTGACTACTTGCATTATTCACCAGGGCACAGTTCCTTCTGTGAAGGTTGTCGATGGTGGgaagctgttagagcatagctcggttgaacccacaaagcgttggtatgtcaagtttagttgtcatattttagtgagctaaaactcatttaaagagtcgcttgattatgtactagagtcaacttcatataggttaacttgaaagtattaagatatgggacattacaagtattgcgaagacttgaagaagtaaggagctacgacgacaacatcatccttccacttgaggttaatgatatttgacttgaactgtttcattccctaacgtatctttcaagtcgtgtatattgaaaacataactgcgaagcatgaatgattacactctagttagacgtagtattaaggaatacaatacgaggtttattgcttaaccattaaactttgtatacactagtacagaaatgtcctttagccacgccaaatataaattttcctgtcacgcctttttggttttggcatgTCTATAGGGTATAgttctaccctatagacacgcaatgttcaatgggcgtgttcatataagtgctttGAGCCACGCCAGCGCTActagcgtgtcaaaatttcaaccgtttagtcacgttaacttcaaatttttgattgggcgagtttatagaccagtctatggtcacattaggtattgggcgtgtttatagaccagtttatGGCCACATTAAGGAGCtgtggcgtgtccaaaaggttagtcacgccatttaaggtgtggttttaaagttggttcattagacatgccagtatatgcgtgtccatagtatacgattgattgacacgccaaattcaaagtgtggccaaaaagttcttctttggacacgccggtatatgtgtgtccatagtgtacgatttatagacacgccagtatatcgtgtccatagtgtaggatatatagacacgccaagttgaaagtgtggccaaaaagttcttctttggacacgctagtatatgtgtgtccatagtgtgcgttctaaagacacaccggttttatagtgtggctaaaaagttcgttttgaaaaaattaataaaaatctttcgcccatattcgaacgcatgacctcgaagatttagataacgtaccaatccaccaagctggccATCTTTatatgtttatgattagtgttttgaaaatactagattggttgaactactcaacatttaaataaacacgccaagttgaaagtgtggccaaaaagttcttctttggacatgctagtatatgtgtgtccatagtgtgcgttctatagacatgtcggttttatagcgtggctaaaaagttcgttttgaa
This DNA window, taken from Papaver somniferum cultivar HN1 chromosome 3, ASM357369v1, whole genome shotgun sequence, encodes the following:
- the LOC113357290 gene encoding glutamine synthetase cytosolic isozyme 1-like, encoding MSLLSDLINIDLTDSTEKVIAEYIWIGGSSCMDLRSKARTLSGPVTNPRKLPKWNYDGSSTNQATGEDSEVILYPQAIFKDPFRRGNNILVLCDTYTPGGDPISTNTRYNAAKIFNDPDVVAEEPWFGIEQEYTLLQKESKWPIGFPAGVSPPAQGHYYCGIGADKIFGRDIVEAHYKACLYAGINHGGINSEVAPGQWEYQVGPSTGISAGDELWVSRYILKRIAEIAGVVVCFDPEPVQKGWNGAGAHTNFSTKTMRNEGGFKFIREAIEKLGLKHKEHIALYGEGNERRLTGKNETANYNNFIWGVGNRQVSIRVGKDVEKAGKGYFEDRRPGSNMDPYLVTSMIAETTLLWKRM